The Erpetoichthys calabaricus chromosome 5, fErpCal1.3, whole genome shotgun sequence genome has a segment encoding these proteins:
- the LOC114643089 gene encoding uncharacterized protein DDB_G0290685-like: protein MKLGLLLLCFLAATLAFPAHRRWTIQSDSSEERQANIESDGNGGGGSEESESDSSSSEESDEGTEREGDNGDTNTDDNDATNGDGNAEGNGGDVDNEEGVTVGYDTETGGYEDHEEEEGGPEGEEGAEEGGDNEEELDTTDNNEDNGNNEESEDNGGDYEAGNDNDNEEDQEGGIEENNEEEVEDETGDNEGEDDSDEEEDSEEGDGGAGDEENEEEEADNEVEGDYDAGNNEQEMGEEDNVGDGDYDNVNNEEENGNNAEEEDGGENAEEEGEVDNGGEENNNGEEQEQNGVEEEDDNGENEEEEGEANENEEDNGIQNDEDSDAGADEEDESRNNEEDSEEGAEPGEYDSHETDDDDDDDDNE from the exons ATGAAGCTTGGGCTCCTCTTGCTGTGCTTCTTGGCAGCGACGTTGGCGTTTCCA gcacacaGACGGTGGACAATTCAGTCTGACAGTTCTGAAGAACGCCAG GCAAACATTGAAAGTGATGGGAATGGAGGAGGAGGATCAGAAGAGTCGGAG agcgACTCCAGCAGCTCCGAGGAATCTGACGAG GGCACTGAGCGTGAAGGTGACAATGGAGACACCAACACAGATGACAATGACGCCACCAATGGAGATGGAAATGCAGAGGGCAATGGTGGAGATGTTGATAATGAAGAGGGGGTCACTGTAGGCTATGACACTGAGACTGGAGGGTATGAAGATCACGAGGAAGAGGAGGGAGGACCTGAAGGGGAAGAAGGGGCTGAAGAAGGAGGAGACAATGAAGAAGAATTAGACACTACAGACAATAATGAAGACAATGGTAACAATGAAGAATCTGAAGACAATGGAGGAGATTATGAAGCCGgcaatgataatgataatgaagAAGATCAAGAGGGGGGCATTGAAGAAAATAATGAGGAAGAGGTTGAAGATGAAACGGGAGACAATGAGGGGGAAGATGacagtgatgaagaagaagacagtGAGGAAGGTGATGGTGGAGCAGGAGATGAGGAGAATGAAGAGGAAGAGGCGGACAATGAAGTGGAAGGGGACTATGATGCTGGCAACAACGAGCAGGAGATGGGAGAAGAGGACAATGTGGGAGACGGTGATTATGACAATGTGAACAACGAGGAAGAAAATGGGAACAatgcagaagaagaagatggcGGTGAAAATGCAGAGGAGGAAGGAGAGGTGGACAATGGTGGTGAGGAGAATAACAATGGAGAAGAACAGGAGCAAAACGGCGTAGAAGAAGAGGATGACAATGGAGAGaatgaagaagaggaaggagaggCAAATGAAAACGAAGAGGATAATGGCATTCAGAATGATGAAGATAGCGATGCTGGAGCAGATGAGGAAGATGAGAGTAGAAACAATGAAGAAGACTCAGAAGAAGGGGCTGAACCTGGGGAATATGACAGCCATgaaactgatgatgatgatgatgatgatgataatgaataG